A genomic region of Vitis vinifera cultivar Pinot Noir 40024 chromosome 7, ASM3070453v1 contains the following coding sequences:
- the LOC100249156 gene encoding transcription factor TGA1 isoform X2, which translates to MNSSSTHFVTSRRMGIYEPLHQISTWGESFKTNGCPNTSASTIAELEAKLDNQSEDTSHGTPGPSDKYDQEATKPVDKVQRRLAQNREAARKSRLRKKAYVQELESSRVKLMQLEQELERARQQGLYIGGGLDAGHLGFSGAVNSAHTKNSAGIAAFEMEYGHWVEEQSSQICELRTALHAHISDVELRILVETAMNHYFNLFRMKANAAKADVFYMMSGMWKTSAERFFLWIGGFRPSELLKLDPLTDQQILDVCNLRQSCQQAEDALTQGMEKLQQILAEAVAAGQLGEGSYIPQLATALEKLEAVVSFVNQADHLRQETLQQMVRILTVRQAARGLLALGEYFQRLRALSSLWATRPREPA; encoded by the exons ATGAACTCTTCATCCACTCACTTTGTCACCTCGAGAAGGATGGGCATATACGAGCCACTCCACCAGATTAGCACGTGGGGAGAAAGCTTCAAAACTAATGGTTGTCCAAATACATCAGCATCCACAATTGCAGAGTTGGAAGCCAAACTAGACAATCAG TCAGAGGACACTTCACATGGAACACCTGGACCTTCTGATAAGTATGACCAAGAAGCTACTAAGCCTGTTGATAAG GTACAAAGACGTCTTGCACAAAACCGTGAGGCTGCTCGTAAAAGCCGTCTGAGGAAAAAG GCCTATGTTCAGGAGTTAGAATCTAGTAGGGTGAAACTGATGCAATTAGAGCAAGAACTCGAGCGTGCTAGACAACAG GGATTGTATATAGGTGGTGGGTTAGATGCTGGTCATCTAGGGTTCTCTGGAGCTGTAAACTCAG CCCACACTAAGAATTCTGCAGGAATTGCTGCATTTGAGATGGAGTATGGTCATTGGGTAGAAGAACAAAGTAGTCAGATCTGTGAGCTGAGAACTGCTTTGCATGCTCATATAAGTGATGTAGAGCTCCGGATACTGGTGGAGACTGCCATGAACCACTATTTCAATCTTTTCCGCATGAAAGCTAATGCTGCAAAGGCTGACGTGTTCTACATGATGTCTGGCATGTGGAAAACATCAGCTGAACGATTTTTCTTATGGATTGGAGGGTTTCGCCCTTCTGAGCTTCTAAAG CTGGACCCGTTAACAGACcaacaaattttggatgtttGTAACCTTCGACAATCTTGTCAACAAGCCGAAGATGCTCTTACACAAGGAATGGAGAAACTCCAACAAATTCTGGCTGAGGCTGTTGCAGCTGGTCAACTGGGCGAAGGAAGCTACATCCCCCAACTGGCTACTGCTCTGGAGAAATTGGAAGCTGTGGTGAGCTTCGTGAATCAG GCGGACCATCTTCGTCAGGAAACTCTGCAGCAGATGGTACGCATCCTAACAGTCCGTCAAGCAGCTCGGGGCCTGCTTGCCCTGGGGGAGTACTTCCAGCGTCTTCGAGCCTTGAGTTCACTCTGGGCTACCCGTCCTCGTGAGCCTGCCTAG
- the LOC100249156 gene encoding transcription factor TGA1 isoform X1, which produces MNSSSTHFVTSRRMGIYEPLHQISTWGESFKTNGCPNTSASTIAELEAKLDNQSEDTSHGTPGPSDKYDQEATKPVDKVQRRLAQNREAARKSRLRKKAYVQELESSRVKLMQLEQELERARQQGLYIGGGLDAGHLGFSGAVNSAHTKNSAGIAAFEMEYGHWVEEQSSQICELRTALHAHISDVELRILVETAMNHYFNLFRMKANAAKADVFYMMSGMWKTSAERFFLWIGGFRPSELLKVLVPQLDPLTDQQILDVCNLRQSCQQAEDALTQGMEKLQQILAEAVAAGQLGEGSYIPQLATALEKLEAVVSFVNQADHLRQETLQQMVRILTVRQAARGLLALGEYFQRLRALSSLWATRPREPA; this is translated from the exons ATGAACTCTTCATCCACTCACTTTGTCACCTCGAGAAGGATGGGCATATACGAGCCACTCCACCAGATTAGCACGTGGGGAGAAAGCTTCAAAACTAATGGTTGTCCAAATACATCAGCATCCACAATTGCAGAGTTGGAAGCCAAACTAGACAATCAG TCAGAGGACACTTCACATGGAACACCTGGACCTTCTGATAAGTATGACCAAGAAGCTACTAAGCCTGTTGATAAG GTACAAAGACGTCTTGCACAAAACCGTGAGGCTGCTCGTAAAAGCCGTCTGAGGAAAAAG GCCTATGTTCAGGAGTTAGAATCTAGTAGGGTGAAACTGATGCAATTAGAGCAAGAACTCGAGCGTGCTAGACAACAG GGATTGTATATAGGTGGTGGGTTAGATGCTGGTCATCTAGGGTTCTCTGGAGCTGTAAACTCAG CCCACACTAAGAATTCTGCAGGAATTGCTGCATTTGAGATGGAGTATGGTCATTGGGTAGAAGAACAAAGTAGTCAGATCTGTGAGCTGAGAACTGCTTTGCATGCTCATATAAGTGATGTAGAGCTCCGGATACTGGTGGAGACTGCCATGAACCACTATTTCAATCTTTTCCGCATGAAAGCTAATGCTGCAAAGGCTGACGTGTTCTACATGATGTCTGGCATGTGGAAAACATCAGCTGAACGATTTTTCTTATGGATTGGAGGGTTTCGCCCTTCTGAGCTTCTAAAG GTTCTTGTTCCACAGCTGGACCCGTTAACAGACcaacaaattttggatgtttGTAACCTTCGACAATCTTGTCAACAAGCCGAAGATGCTCTTACACAAGGAATGGAGAAACTCCAACAAATTCTGGCTGAGGCTGTTGCAGCTGGTCAACTGGGCGAAGGAAGCTACATCCCCCAACTGGCTACTGCTCTGGAGAAATTGGAAGCTGTGGTGAGCTTCGTGAATCAG GCGGACCATCTTCGTCAGGAAACTCTGCAGCAGATGGTACGCATCCTAACAGTCCGTCAAGCAGCTCGGGGCCTGCTTGCCCTGGGGGAGTACTTCCAGCGTCTTCGAGCCTTGAGTTCACTCTGGGCTACCCGTCCTCGTGAGCCTGCCTAG
- the LOC100249156 gene encoding transcription factor TGA1 isoform X3: protein MNSSSTHFVTSRRMGIYEPLHQISTWGESFKTNGCPNTSASTIAELEAKLDNQSEDTSHGTPGPSDKYDQEATKPVDKVQRRLAQNREAARKSRLRKKAYVQELESSRVKLMQLEQELERARQQGLYIGGGLDAGHLGFSGAVNSGIAAFEMEYGHWVEEQSSQICELRTALHAHISDVELRILVETAMNHYFNLFRMKANAAKADVFYMMSGMWKTSAERFFLWIGGFRPSELLKVLVPQLDPLTDQQILDVCNLRQSCQQAEDALTQGMEKLQQILAEAVAAGQLGEGSYIPQLATALEKLEAVVSFVNQADHLRQETLQQMVRILTVRQAARGLLALGEYFQRLRALSSLWATRPREPA from the exons ATGAACTCTTCATCCACTCACTTTGTCACCTCGAGAAGGATGGGCATATACGAGCCACTCCACCAGATTAGCACGTGGGGAGAAAGCTTCAAAACTAATGGTTGTCCAAATACATCAGCATCCACAATTGCAGAGTTGGAAGCCAAACTAGACAATCAG TCAGAGGACACTTCACATGGAACACCTGGACCTTCTGATAAGTATGACCAAGAAGCTACTAAGCCTGTTGATAAG GTACAAAGACGTCTTGCACAAAACCGTGAGGCTGCTCGTAAAAGCCGTCTGAGGAAAAAG GCCTATGTTCAGGAGTTAGAATCTAGTAGGGTGAAACTGATGCAATTAGAGCAAGAACTCGAGCGTGCTAGACAACAG GGATTGTATATAGGTGGTGGGTTAGATGCTGGTCATCTAGGGTTCTCTGGAGCTGTAAACTCAG GAATTGCTGCATTTGAGATGGAGTATGGTCATTGGGTAGAAGAACAAAGTAGTCAGATCTGTGAGCTGAGAACTGCTTTGCATGCTCATATAAGTGATGTAGAGCTCCGGATACTGGTGGAGACTGCCATGAACCACTATTTCAATCTTTTCCGCATGAAAGCTAATGCTGCAAAGGCTGACGTGTTCTACATGATGTCTGGCATGTGGAAAACATCAGCTGAACGATTTTTCTTATGGATTGGAGGGTTTCGCCCTTCTGAGCTTCTAAAG GTTCTTGTTCCACAGCTGGACCCGTTAACAGACcaacaaattttggatgtttGTAACCTTCGACAATCTTGTCAACAAGCCGAAGATGCTCTTACACAAGGAATGGAGAAACTCCAACAAATTCTGGCTGAGGCTGTTGCAGCTGGTCAACTGGGCGAAGGAAGCTACATCCCCCAACTGGCTACTGCTCTGGAGAAATTGGAAGCTGTGGTGAGCTTCGTGAATCAG GCGGACCATCTTCGTCAGGAAACTCTGCAGCAGATGGTACGCATCCTAACAGTCCGTCAAGCAGCTCGGGGCCTGCTTGCCCTGGGGGAGTACTTCCAGCGTCTTCGAGCCTTGAGTTCACTCTGGGCTACCCGTCCTCGTGAGCCTGCCTAG